A part of Vigna radiata var. radiata cultivar VC1973A chromosome 11, Vradiata_ver6, whole genome shotgun sequence genomic DNA contains:
- the LOC106776449 gene encoding pentatricopeptide repeat-containing protein At4g14820: protein MAMSIGVSMSTSICSTRMIGIEKGVLESCKTLRQVKQVHAQILRSKVDHSNSLLLELLLCCSTLPSSSSSSPSALHYALSLFTQIPNPHTRFSNQLFRQFSRGPTPEGTLLLYGLLRRKGTLLDRFSFPPLLKAVSKLSALNMGLEVHGLVSKLGFHDDPFIQTALIAMYAACGRIIDARLVFDKMSHRDVVTWNIMIDGYSQSGHYDHVLRLYEEMKISGMELDSIILCTVLSACGHAGNLSYGKAIHEFIKDNGFRVDSHLQTALVNMYASCGAMYLAREVYDQLPSKHLVVSTAMLSGYAKIGLVKDARVIFDQIVDKDLVCWSAMISGYAESDQPQEALELFDEMQRQRIVPDQITMLSVISACAHVGALVKARWVHSYADKNGFGRALPINNALIDMYAKCGNLVRAREVFENMPRKNVISWSSMINAFAIHGDADSAIALFHRMKVQNIEPNAVTFIGILYACSHAGLVEEGEKFFSSMINDHNISPQREHYGCMVDLYCRAKLLRKALELIETMPFPPNVIIWGSLMSACQNHGELELGEFAAKRLLELEPDHDGALVVLSNIYAQEKRWDNVGLVRKLMSHKGISKEKACSRIELNNEVHVFMMADRYHKQSNEIYKKLDEIVSQLKLVGYTPSSSGILVDLEEEEKKEIVLWHSEKLALCYGLISERKESSCIRIIKNLRICEDCHSFMKLVSKEYRIEIVMRDRTRFHHFNGGICSCRDYW, encoded by the coding sequence CCACTCTAATTCTCTGCTTCTCGAACTCCTTCTTTGTTGTAGCacccttccttcttcttcttcttcttctccttcagcCCTTCACTATGCGCTCTCTCTTTTCACCCAAATTCCAAATCCGCACACCCGTTTCTCCAACCAACTCTTCCGTCAATTTTCTCGTGGCCCCACACCGGAGGGCACCCTTCTCCTCTATGGCCTCCTCCGGAGAAAGGGTACCCTTCTTGACAGGTTCAGCTTCCCCCCTCTGTTGAAGGCCGTTTCCAAACTTTCTGCCTTGAATATGGGCTTGGAGGTTCACGGCCTCGTTTCTAAGTTGGGCTTCCATGATGACCCTTTTATTCAAACCGCCTTGATTGCCATGTACGCGGCATGTGGACGTATTATAGATGCCCGTTTGGTGTTTGACAAAATGTCTCATAGGGATGTCGTTACCTGGAATATTATGATTGATGGGTACTCCCAGAGTGGTCATTATGACCATGTTTTAAGGCTCTACGAAGAAATGAAGATTTCTGGTATGGAGCTTGATTCTATTATCCTTTGTACCGTGCTTTCTGCTTGTGGTCATGCGGGAAATTTAAGCTATGGCAAAGCAATTCATGAGTTCATTAAGGATAATGGTTTTCGTGTTGACTCACATCTACAGACTGCTCTTGTTAATATGTATGCGAGTTGTGGTGCTATGTATCTGGCTAGGGAAGTCTATGATCAACTTCCCTCAAAACATTTGGTTGTTTCTACTGCTATGCTTTCGGGGTATGCGAAGATTGGATTGGTGAAAGATGCGCGCGTCATATTTGACCAAATAGTTGACAAGGACTTGGTGTGTTGGAGTGCCATGATATCTGGTTATGCTGAAAGTGATCAGCCTCAGGAGGCTCTTGAATTGTTTGATGAGATGCAGCGACAGAGAATAGTGCCTGATCAGATCACGATGCTCAGTGTCATTTCTGCTTGTGCTCATGTTGGTGCGCTTGTTAAAGCCAGATGGGTGCATTCATACGCAGATAAAAATGGTTTTGGAAGGGCTCTTCCCATCAACAATGCCCTGATTGATATGTATGCTAAATGTGGCAACTTGGTCAGAGCAAGAGAGGTATTTGAGAATATGCCAAGAAAAAATGTGATATCTTGGTCCAGCATGATCAATGCTTTCGCCATTCATGGGGATGCTGATAGTGCCATAGCTCTTTTCCATAGGATGAAAGTACAAAATATTGAGCCCAATGCGGTTACGTTTATAGGTATACTTTATGCATGCAGTCATGCAGGCTTGGTTGAGGAGGGCGAGAAATTCTTTTCCTCCATGATCAATGACCACAACATTTCTCCCCAACGTGAACATTATGGTTGCATGGTGGACCTATATTGCAGAGCCAAACTCTTGAGAAAAGCATTGGAGCTTATTGAGACTATGCCTTTTCCGCCAAATGTTATCATCTGGGGATCCCTAATGTCTGCTTGTCAAAATCACGGTGAGCTTGAATTAGGGGAATTTGCTGCAAAACGACTACTTGAGTTAGAGCCTGATCATGATGGGGCCCTTGTAGTTTTGTCAAATATTTATGCCCAAGAAAAAAGGTGGGATAATGTCGGACTGGTCAGGAAATTAATGAGTCATAAAGGTATCTCAAAGGAGAAGGCATGCAGTAGGATTGAACTAAATAACGAGGTGCATGTGTTTATGATGGCAGATAGATATCATAAGCaatcaaatgaaatatataaaaagttagaTGAGATAGTGAGTCAACTGAAGCTAGTTGGTTACACACCAAGCTCTTCGGGAATTTTGGTTGAtttggaagaggaagaaaaaaaagaaatagttcTCTGGCATAGCGAAAAATTAGCACTGTGCTACGGGCTAATTAGTGAGAGAAAAGAATCATCATGCATTCgtataattaaaaatcttaGAATTTGTGAGGATTGTCATTCCTTTATGAAACTGGTCTCAAAGGAGTACCGAATAGAGATTGTTATGAGAGACAGGACTAGATTTCACCATTTTAACGGTGGAATTTGTTCTTGTAGAGACTATTGGTGA
- the LOC106777323 gene encoding uncharacterized protein LOC106777323, whose protein sequence is MEVESVKCECCGLKEDCTQEYIRDVKAKFDGKWLCGLCSEAVRDEINRGKMPFAMDEAVKAHMSFCGKIKSNPAVRVADGMRQMLRRRSSDLTSPSNKYSGRSNTTSQVTNSSTFTLH, encoded by the coding sequence ATGGAAGTGGAATCCGTCAAGTGTGAGTGCTGTGGCCTCAAAGAGGATTGCACCCAAGAATATATCCGCGATGTGAAGGCCAAGTTTGACGGGAAATGGTTATGTGGGTTGTGCTCAGAAGCAGTGAGAGACGAGATTAACAGAGGGAAAATGCCTTTTGCCATGGATGAAGCTGTGAAAGCTCACATGTCATTCTGTGGGAAGATCAAATCGAATCCTGCGGTTAGAGTGGCTGATGGGATGAGGCAGATGCTGAGAAGAAGGTCAAGCGATTTGACTTCACCGTCAAACAAGTACAGTGGCAGGTCAAACACCACTTCTCAAGTCACCAATTCCTCCACTTTCACATTGCACTGA
- the LOC106776375 gene encoding protein MARD1 isoform X2, with product MLSSRSYGSVPSVPHRLSQKNTRNWSEANSPRTPVGEHKRYWDKLDSKGLVDALVDDNRPGEVTSKSQTRMILFGSQLKIQNPPLPHPTVSPQSPKSVFGSANSTLEPSKSSKVFTGSISASEMELSEDYTRVISHGPNPRTTHIFDNCIVESGCFDFGCSSSPMENVFLPPHTSFSTESFMSFCFYCNKNLGQDMDIYIYRGERAFCSRECRDEGMLLEERMKKLKAGD from the exons ATGTTGTCTTCTCGAAGTTATGGTAGTGTCCCTTCAG TTCCTCACCGTCTATCTCAGAAAAATACAAGAAACTG GTCAGAAGCAAACAGCCCCAGAACCCCAGTTGGCGAACACAAGCGTTATTGGGATAAATTGGATTCAAAGGGTCTTGTTGATGCTCTTGTTGACGACAATAGACCTGGAGAAGTAACATCAAAGTCACAAACCAGAATGATTCTCTTTGGATCCCAGCTTAAGATTCAGAATCCTCCACTGCCTCATCCGACAGTCTCTCCTCAATCACCTAAATCTGTGTTTGGTTCCGCTAATTCAACCCTCGAACCCTCCAAATCTTCGAAAGTTTTCACGGGATCTATCTCTGCCAGTGAAATGGAGCTTTCAGAGGATTACACTCGAGTGATTTCTCACGGGCCTAACCCAAGAACTACTCACATATTTGATAACTGCATCGTTGAGAGTGGCTGTTTTGATTTTGGATGTTCTTCCTCTCCGATGGAAAATGTGTTTCTACCTCCCCACACCAGTTTTTCCACCGAAAGCTTCATGAGTTTCTGTTTTTACTGCAATAAAAATCTTGGTCAGGATATGGACATCTACATATacag GGGCGAGAGGGCATTTTGCAGCCGTGAATGCCGTGACGAGGGAATGCTGTTGGAAGAGAGGATGAAGAAATTGAAAGCTGGAGATTGA
- the LOC106776375 gene encoding protein MARD1 isoform X1, giving the protein MAFCSSSPSISEKYKKLVSSFFSSPKLFANFTSKVLCETETAMSPTSILDSKPLSGLKNPFRSEANSPRTPVGEHKRYWDKLDSKGLVDALVDDNRPGEVTSKSQTRMILFGSQLKIQNPPLPHPTVSPQSPKSVFGSANSTLEPSKSSKVFTGSISASEMELSEDYTRVISHGPNPRTTHIFDNCIVESGCFDFGCSSSPMENVFLPPHTSFSTESFMSFCFYCNKNLGQDMDIYIYRGERAFCSRECRDEGMLLEERMKKLKAGD; this is encoded by the exons ATGGCGTTTTGTAGTTCCTCACCGTCTATCTCAGAAAAATACAAGAAACTGGTATCATCTTTCTTCAGTTCTCCTAAGCTATTCGCCAATTTCACATCCAAAGTGTTGTGTGAAACTGAGACTGCGATGAGTCCAACCTCTATACTCGACAGTAAGCCTTTGTCTGGCTTGAAAAACCCTTTCAGGTCAGAAGCAAACAGCCCCAGAACCCCAGTTGGCGAACACAAGCGTTATTGGGATAAATTGGATTCAAAGGGTCTTGTTGATGCTCTTGTTGACGACAATAGACCTGGAGAAGTAACATCAAAGTCACAAACCAGAATGATTCTCTTTGGATCCCAGCTTAAGATTCAGAATCCTCCACTGCCTCATCCGACAGTCTCTCCTCAATCACCTAAATCTGTGTTTGGTTCCGCTAATTCAACCCTCGAACCCTCCAAATCTTCGAAAGTTTTCACGGGATCTATCTCTGCCAGTGAAATGGAGCTTTCAGAGGATTACACTCGAGTGATTTCTCACGGGCCTAACCCAAGAACTACTCACATATTTGATAACTGCATCGTTGAGAGTGGCTGTTTTGATTTTGGATGTTCTTCCTCTCCGATGGAAAATGTGTTTCTACCTCCCCACACCAGTTTTTCCACCGAAAGCTTCATGAGTTTCTGTTTTTACTGCAATAAAAATCTTGGTCAGGATATGGACATCTACATATacag GGGCGAGAGGGCATTTTGCAGCCGTGAATGCCGTGACGAGGGAATGCTGTTGGAAGAGAGGATGAAGAAATTGAAAGCTGGAGATTGA